One stretch of Pseudoalteromonas shioyasakiensis DNA includes these proteins:
- the hppD gene encoding 4-hydroxyphenylpyruvate dioxygenase yields MSEVNNPLGLMGIEFTEYATPDADYMDKVFTDFGFSKLKKFKGKDIVYYNQHDIHFLLNNERDGFSAEFAKSHGPAICSMGWRVENAQKAFDVAVERGAKPATDSTHKDLPYPAIYGIGDSLIYFIEQFGDKGSIYESDFEDLSEQNIVEDKGFIRIDHLTNNVYKGTMETWANFYKDVFGFTEVRYFDIKGQKTALLSYALKSPCGTFSIPINEGKDNNNNQIDEYLNEYNGPGVQHLAFLTNDLVSSLDKLDQSTIATLDIIPEYYDTIFDRVPWVKEDKEKIRKHQILVDSQSENCYLLQIFSKNLFGPIFIEMIQRVDDGGFGEGNFQALFESIERDQERRGVI; encoded by the coding sequence ATGAGCGAAGTAAATAATCCATTAGGCCTAATGGGCATTGAATTCACTGAATACGCAACACCTGATGCAGATTACATGGACAAAGTGTTTACTGATTTTGGCTTTTCAAAGCTAAAAAAATTCAAAGGTAAAGACATTGTTTACTACAACCAACATGACATTCATTTCTTACTAAATAATGAGCGTGATGGTTTCTCTGCTGAATTTGCTAAAAGCCACGGTCCAGCAATCTGTTCTATGGGTTGGCGTGTAGAAAATGCGCAAAAAGCATTCGATGTTGCTGTTGAGCGCGGTGCAAAACCTGCGACAGACTCAACACACAAAGATTTACCTTACCCAGCTATCTACGGTATCGGCGACAGCTTAATCTATTTCATCGAGCAATTTGGTGACAAAGGTTCTATCTATGAGTCAGACTTCGAAGATTTAAGTGAGCAAAACATTGTTGAAGACAAAGGCTTCATCCGTATCGACCATTTAACTAATAACGTTTATAAAGGCACTATGGAAACATGGGCTAACTTCTACAAAGACGTATTTGGTTTTACTGAAGTACGTTACTTCGACATTAAAGGCCAAAAAACAGCGTTATTATCTTACGCACTTAAATCTCCATGCGGTACTTTCTCGATTCCAATCAACGAAGGCAAAGATAACAACAACAACCAAATCGATGAGTACTTAAATGAGTACAATGGTCCGGGTGTACAACATTTAGCATTCCTTACTAATGACCTAGTAAGCTCACTTGATAAGCTTGACCAATCAACGATTGCTACGCTTGATATCATCCCTGAGTACTACGATACAATTTTTGACCGTGTGCCTTGGGTTAAAGAAGACAAAGAGAAGATCCGTAAGCATCAAATTCTAGTAGATAGCCAAAGCGAAAATTGTTACCTACTACAAATCTTCTCGAAGAACCTATTTGGTCCAATCTTTATCGAGATGATCCAACGTGTAGATGACGGCGGTTTCGGTGAAGGTAACTTCCAAGCGCTTTTCGAATCAATCGAACGAGATCAAGAGCGTCGTGGTGTAATCTAA
- a CDS encoding metallophosphoesterase, producing the protein MRSNTQLLVIILTSLLLTACGGDKTTKEVAAAPDQSGLIISVENGLSAEFAQGDVTLNAISNTVTTDTTFTYTETSASSTDIEQGIVSSIHTFRPNNLIFAEPLSLAIKLPNEQTNLAFSIVQLVDEQWQTLTTEQSDDGFAVSAITEFGSFALISRTIPSVSKTIGEQCNDTASNQTVRFIHVADLHARFGFKEQLFSRIRSYYDNAKLENPNTLFTNGGDDYEKGTVAEQTSQGLATVEAIKAMAFDVRVIGNHDYAWGPEQLLDFADDDNAIVLSSNTEYDGSSETPFAGVDFSVVQVGCLRIGFFGMTSVPWNELDDPIEEEPIPDFIANFKMNWQWQEVAEQIVNQYRQDVDYMVMVSHLGEGTDTRIAQNVAGIDLVLGGHTHGGESYQTLDNGSIVIQPNFFAQGLTDLTLTFNLDDKTLADVDYNTVATTSITTRDESTKAAIDEIMGRYAPDANTEIAVSENYPTAEELTTITAKAAMQQFPAIDAALLDASQVQDRWLPGTLTQEDFHAAFKVERQPSNTPGFNSIYQVAVTGSQLKNMLESRPEWVSLVPDNINDASNYHVALFKGPALNSELFFPALPNLEAQLVAESWWLLHNYARARTSQCLYLDTDNTLNACKTDDAVTVWNFNNPKQGFSSDFGPATLSFYDPEDKNWGPENSQFATTTELEITDLPSGASGVLSFARHSPTQGLTLTANSAANGDYQTEGLIADYTLVMDIMWPEQSTNEWRSLLQTDITNSDDADLYVSRDNAIGIATSDSGYFGELTANSWHRIAFVFYAAPNNGALKIYLDGELIGIKDEGEINERWAINNAALLLTDNDYETKSGYLNALLFAGRAMTDAEIANMGAAQQQLNFTQSTRTLNQVVERHYQAAPQIMNNPWLQQRSKFFNKARQTVN; encoded by the coding sequence GTGCGCTCTAACACTCAACTACTGGTCATTATTCTGACTAGCTTATTACTGACAGCATGTGGTGGCGATAAAACAACAAAAGAAGTCGCAGCAGCTCCTGATCAGTCTGGTTTAATTATTTCTGTTGAAAATGGTTTATCGGCTGAATTTGCACAGGGCGATGTCACACTTAATGCAATAAGTAACACGGTTACAACAGACACCACATTTACTTACACTGAGACAAGCGCTTCAAGCACAGATATAGAGCAAGGTATTGTCTCGAGCATTCATACCTTTCGCCCCAATAACCTGATATTTGCTGAGCCATTAAGTTTAGCGATTAAGTTACCAAATGAACAAACCAACCTTGCCTTTAGCATAGTGCAGTTAGTCGATGAGCAATGGCAAACTCTCACTACTGAACAAAGCGATGATGGATTTGCAGTCAGTGCTATCACAGAATTTGGTAGCTTTGCTTTAATTTCTCGCACCATTCCTTCGGTTAGTAAAACCATTGGCGAGCAATGTAATGACACAGCCAGTAACCAAACTGTACGCTTTATTCATGTTGCTGATTTACACGCGCGCTTTGGCTTTAAAGAGCAATTATTCAGCCGTATTCGCAGTTACTACGACAATGCAAAACTTGAAAACCCTAACACCTTATTCACCAATGGCGGTGACGATTATGAAAAAGGCACTGTAGCTGAACAAACCTCACAAGGGTTAGCCACAGTCGAAGCAATAAAAGCTATGGCCTTTGACGTACGAGTGATTGGTAACCACGACTATGCGTGGGGACCTGAGCAACTGCTGGACTTTGCCGATGACGATAATGCCATCGTGCTTTCAAGTAATACCGAATATGATGGTAGCAGCGAAACGCCATTTGCCGGTGTCGATTTTTCAGTTGTCCAAGTTGGTTGTCTTCGAATTGGCTTTTTTGGTATGACTTCAGTGCCTTGGAATGAACTTGATGATCCTATCGAAGAGGAACCGATCCCTGATTTTATCGCTAATTTCAAAATGAATTGGCAGTGGCAAGAAGTGGCTGAGCAGATTGTTAACCAATACCGTCAAGATGTTGATTACATGGTCATGGTGAGTCACTTAGGTGAAGGCACTGACACCCGTATTGCACAAAATGTTGCAGGAATTGATTTAGTACTTGGTGGACATACCCATGGCGGTGAAAGCTATCAAACCTTAGATAACGGCAGCATTGTCATTCAGCCAAACTTTTTTGCTCAAGGGCTAACTGATCTTACCTTAACCTTTAACCTTGATGACAAAACGCTTGCAGATGTTGATTACAATACCGTAGCAACAACCAGCATTACGACCCGAGATGAAAGCACTAAAGCCGCCATTGATGAAATCATGGGTCGCTATGCCCCAGATGCAAATACCGAAATTGCCGTTTCAGAAAATTACCCCACTGCAGAAGAACTCACGACGATTACTGCCAAAGCTGCCATGCAGCAGTTCCCTGCTATTGATGCGGCCTTGCTTGATGCAAGCCAAGTACAAGATCGCTGGCTACCAGGAACGTTAACCCAAGAAGACTTCCATGCCGCGTTTAAGGTTGAACGCCAACCATCGAATACCCCGGGCTTTAATTCAATTTATCAAGTCGCGGTGACAGGCAGCCAATTAAAAAACATGCTCGAAAGCCGACCTGAATGGGTCTCTTTAGTGCCTGATAACATTAATGATGCAAGTAATTACCACGTAGCTCTATTTAAAGGCCCAGCGCTTAATAGCGAATTATTCTTTCCAGCTCTGCCAAACTTAGAAGCGCAATTGGTCGCTGAAAGTTGGTGGCTGCTTCATAATTACGCACGAGCACGCACCAGCCAATGTTTATATCTCGATACCGATAACACGCTTAATGCGTGTAAAACGGATGATGCAGTCACAGTATGGAATTTTAATAATCCTAAGCAAGGGTTTAGCAGTGACTTTGGCCCTGCAACACTCAGCTTTTATGACCCTGAAGACAAAAACTGGGGGCCAGAGAATAGCCAATTTGCGACCACCACTGAACTTGAAATTACTGATTTACCAAGTGGAGCCTCTGGCGTGTTGTCCTTTGCTCGTCATAGCCCAACACAAGGCTTAACCTTAACGGCTAATAGTGCTGCTAATGGTGATTATCAAACAGAAGGCCTTATCGCTGATTACACCTTAGTGATGGATATTATGTGGCCAGAACAAAGCACCAATGAGTGGCGCTCATTACTACAAACCGATATCACTAATAGTGATGACGCAGACCTTTACGTCAGCCGAGATAACGCCATCGGTATTGCCACCAGTGATAGCGGTTACTTTGGCGAGCTTACAGCAAACAGCTGGCACCGTATTGCTTTTGTGTTTTATGCTGCTCCAAACAATGGTGCACTAAAAATTTATCTTGATGGCGAGCTAATTGGTATTAAAGATGAAGGTGAAATCAATGAGCGCTGGGCAATAAACAATGCGGCCTTACTTTTAACCGATAATGACTACGAAACTAAGTCGGGTTACTTAAACGCCTTGTTATTTGCAGGTCGTGCGATGACTGATGCCGAGATTGCCAATATGGGTGCTGCCCAGCAACAACTTAATTTTACGCAATCAACCCGTACCTTAAATCAAGTAGTTGAGCGTCATTATCAAGCTGCACCACAAATTATGAATAACCCTTGGTTACAACAACGCAGCAAGTTTTTTAACAAAGCGCGCCAAACCGTAAACTAA
- a CDS encoding peptide MFS transporter produces the protein MSSLPKAGDFLGHPKGLFLLFGTEMWERFGYYGMRAILVLYLVALVQEGGFGWSNADALSLYGTFTMAVYITPLFGGWLADNVLGQRKAIILGGLLMAAGHFTMGIPHSYLAGQEENVFYIGLTLLCIGNGLFKPNISTMVGDLYKEGDQRRDGAFTIFYMGINLGGALGPLVAGYAAAAMGWQWGFIVAGVGMVLSVLLQLALSNKYLGNIGVVPSAKLSQAQSESNTKEPLTKVETDRIKVIFTMSVFSIIFWMGFEQAGGLMNLFANDYTDRMLLGFEVPASWFQSLNSIFIIVFAPLVAIIWLKLDKREPNSPVKFAIALIFLALGFITMILALMTQGQGEHLQISMMWLVLFYLFHTLGELCLSPIGLSMVSKLAPLRLASMLMGIWFLCTAVANKIAGFVGSFLGEGEEALDNAMGIFIGLGATAVLSAVIMYLLSDKLVAWMHGAEGQHEPQTTEHILAEELEVTAEKQ, from the coding sequence ATGAGTTCATTACCAAAAGCAGGTGACTTTTTAGGGCATCCTAAAGGGTTGTTCCTGTTGTTCGGCACAGAAATGTGGGAACGTTTCGGTTATTACGGCATGCGCGCCATCTTAGTTTTATACTTAGTAGCGCTTGTTCAAGAAGGTGGTTTTGGTTGGTCAAATGCAGATGCATTAAGCCTTTATGGTACCTTCACAATGGCTGTATACATTACACCACTGTTTGGTGGTTGGTTAGCCGATAACGTATTGGGGCAACGTAAAGCAATTATCCTTGGTGGTTTATTAATGGCTGCTGGCCACTTCACTATGGGTATTCCGCACAGCTACTTAGCTGGCCAAGAAGAAAACGTATTCTATATTGGTTTAACCCTTCTTTGTATTGGTAACGGTTTATTCAAGCCAAACATCTCAACCATGGTTGGCGATTTATATAAAGAAGGTGACCAACGTCGTGATGGCGCATTTACTATCTTTTACATGGGTATCAACTTAGGTGGTGCATTAGGTCCTCTAGTTGCGGGTTATGCTGCTGCAGCAATGGGCTGGCAATGGGGTTTCATCGTAGCTGGTGTAGGTATGGTTTTATCTGTACTTTTACAGCTTGCATTAAGCAACAAATACTTAGGCAACATCGGTGTTGTACCTTCAGCTAAGCTTTCTCAAGCGCAGTCTGAATCAAATACTAAAGAGCCATTAACTAAAGTTGAAACTGACCGTATTAAAGTTATCTTCACTATGAGTGTATTCAGCATCATCTTCTGGATGGGCTTTGAACAAGCGGGTGGTTTAATGAACCTTTTCGCTAACGATTACACTGACCGTATGTTACTTGGTTTTGAAGTGCCTGCTTCTTGGTTCCAGTCATTAAACTCAATTTTCATCATTGTATTTGCACCTTTAGTTGCCATTATTTGGTTAAAGCTTGATAAACGTGAACCAAATTCACCAGTTAAGTTTGCTATTGCACTTATTTTCTTAGCACTTGGTTTCATTACTATGATCCTGGCGCTTATGACACAAGGTCAAGGTGAGCACCTACAAATCAGCATGATGTGGTTAGTATTATTCTACTTATTCCACACGCTAGGTGAGTTGTGTTTATCTCCAATTGGCTTATCTATGGTGAGTAAACTTGCACCACTACGTTTAGCTTCAATGCTTATGGGTATCTGGTTCCTATGTACAGCCGTTGCAAACAAAATTGCTGGTTTCGTAGGTTCATTCCTAGGTGAAGGTGAAGAAGCGTTAGACAACGCGATGGGTATCTTCATTGGTTTAGGCGCAACTGCGGTTCTTTCTGCTGTTATCATGTACTTACTAAGCGACAAACTTGTAGCTTGGATGCACGGTGCTGAAGGCCAACACGAGCCACAAACTACTGAGCACATCCTAGCTGAAGAGCTAGAAGTGACAGCTGAGAAGCAATAA
- a CDS encoding BCSC C-terminal domain-containing protein, translating to MPIKWLLAAVLASSSASAANNKDLNSQSIDWLISQIQLGEIERDNQLMSDSLEKLQSIAPKNTQVQCAEVRVLYSLKENDKANARLAELSNLSHPCVTSLTLLARVNNQDKEAVQQARLRARAGQYSDAVKIYNRLFKSAYPNIEYELEHINWLAQDPNQYQQALRGYRSLLKRYPNSGRFELAYARHLLKQNPTNKEAIALLSHYAHSNQYGVEAEFAWLAALENMPLNKQTEREYQRYFAAYPKSSKGQLQFSDFKKAHLAEQKKQADPAYQTWLKGSTELEKRHFNTAEKLFKKALQGRPQDPEIYNSLGLLNLRQGRNAKAYQYFKKAQQYSIDTNRITVFIGLANTARFWQYIDEAKSAINSNELKRADLKLDLADTLNEDPNTVLFYRAELAKQAGQYQNAMNFYKQVLKDDPLQQATLSAMLELTASDGNYARSHRFYNRLNQQQRALITEDYTLLQTQQLRARADDLTAKGKLDEAVDVLLLAIKQSPRQSWLYYDLANLYQQQGLVDHAKALYKKTLWQFPLDAELRYSHALFLRSLNDFQGALATLDYIPNNARTEQINVLTEQLSINTKLERLSANNTATNKATVIYKLTELEAQPLTPLMQAELASQWQQINEQQYAIRQLKKALIRDPSLSPYWHMTYAAWLIESDDKNASDIWFADYQLPSNATDAEQSQWLALQINYINRFSDSNQRVTKLSALASQYPDNSELSEALINAHIEQGNSNEAITRFEQHIAKDQTVSTDTALAIATLARQQQRDDLADRIIAGQINQVSSEQSYRQQQLMAALEPFEDTQSAINLAEQLLAKSNNNQELYYQAAAVAQAKHQNKLAQSWYRAAVDPYAATSNLSDEQNYELYALDENEAWYVNNAKRQLQGIERDEQAYITAAINLSSQTSTQNESTLGAGASPIEAGFPLWGGTGIVKLDPMTISSQETRFDETFAGSRYGQGALCIFDCPLLSIKPKQQGMDIGLAWQNEQWRIDVGTTPLGFLVEDIVWGVNYKGDLGDFGYGVTFNKRPVTSSVLSYAGLEDVFTNQVWGGVRATQLQLSLSHDLGLDWGFWGSTNYQILQGKNVKDNQSYSLMGGSYYRYIRERNAELSLGLNLLHWSYKYNLSEETWGHGGYYSPQNYLGASLPVIFDKRVGHNFIYRLRAGVSWSTTTTDDIAFFPNDPILQGQAEAQTAVTGVVPYFEGDTSSGLSYNLGASFEYRFTPHWFFGGYFNLDRADFYEPNYAQLYFRYYFNPVYSELAFPGKPVVPYASY from the coding sequence ATGCCGATAAAGTGGCTACTTGCAGCAGTTTTAGCGAGCTCCAGTGCATCCGCAGCAAATAACAAGGACCTTAATAGTCAATCAATTGATTGGTTAATTAGCCAAATACAACTTGGTGAAATTGAGCGCGATAATCAATTAATGAGCGACAGCTTAGAAAAACTGCAAAGCATTGCACCTAAAAATACTCAAGTGCAATGCGCCGAGGTGCGCGTTTTATATAGTCTAAAAGAAAATGACAAAGCCAATGCTCGGTTAGCAGAGCTTAGTAATCTGTCGCATCCGTGCGTAACAAGCTTAACCCTACTTGCACGCGTCAATAATCAAGACAAAGAAGCGGTTCAACAAGCCAGACTTCGTGCCAGGGCCGGACAATACAGTGACGCGGTAAAAATCTACAATCGGCTATTTAAATCCGCCTACCCTAATATTGAATATGAGCTGGAGCACATAAACTGGCTTGCTCAAGATCCAAATCAATATCAGCAAGCATTACGTGGTTATCGTTCTTTACTAAAACGCTACCCAAATAGCGGCCGTTTTGAGCTTGCCTATGCACGTCACTTATTAAAGCAAAACCCAACAAATAAAGAAGCCATTGCATTACTGAGCCATTATGCACACAGTAACCAATACGGTGTTGAAGCTGAATTTGCTTGGCTTGCGGCACTTGAAAATATGCCGCTTAATAAACAAACTGAACGCGAATATCAGCGTTACTTTGCTGCTTACCCAAAAAGCAGTAAAGGTCAGTTGCAATTTAGTGACTTTAAAAAAGCACATTTAGCTGAGCAAAAGAAACAAGCCGATCCAGCTTACCAAACATGGCTTAAAGGCAGCACAGAGCTTGAAAAACGCCATTTTAATACAGCTGAAAAACTATTTAAAAAAGCTCTACAAGGCCGACCTCAAGACCCTGAAATATACAATAGTCTTGGGTTATTAAATCTTAGACAAGGTAGAAATGCCAAAGCGTACCAGTACTTTAAAAAAGCCCAACAATATAGTATCGATACAAATCGTATTACTGTATTTATAGGTTTGGCCAATACCGCACGTTTTTGGCAATACATAGATGAAGCTAAATCGGCCATCAATAGCAATGAATTGAAACGTGCAGATCTCAAACTTGATTTAGCTGATACCTTAAATGAAGACCCGAATACCGTGCTGTTTTACCGCGCAGAACTTGCCAAGCAAGCTGGGCAATACCAAAACGCGATGAATTTCTATAAGCAAGTGCTAAAAGACGATCCCTTGCAACAGGCTACCTTGAGCGCCATGCTCGAATTAACTGCCTCAGATGGTAATTATGCTCGTAGTCATCGTTTTTATAACCGCTTAAATCAACAACAACGGGCATTGATTACTGAAGATTACACGCTATTACAAACACAACAATTGCGAGCCCGCGCTGATGACCTTACTGCCAAAGGTAAGCTAGATGAAGCAGTTGATGTGTTACTTTTGGCAATCAAACAAAGCCCTCGTCAAAGTTGGCTCTATTATGACCTTGCAAATTTATACCAACAACAAGGTTTGGTTGATCATGCCAAAGCTCTTTATAAAAAAACCTTGTGGCAATTTCCGTTAGATGCAGAGCTACGCTATAGCCATGCTTTATTTTTACGTTCGTTGAATGATTTTCAAGGAGCATTGGCAACCTTAGATTACATTCCAAATAACGCGCGTACTGAACAAATCAATGTACTCACAGAGCAATTGAGCATTAATACCAAGCTTGAAAGACTCTCTGCCAATAATACAGCCACTAATAAGGCCACGGTGATTTATAAGCTCACCGAGTTAGAAGCACAACCATTAACGCCTTTAATGCAAGCAGAGCTTGCCAGCCAATGGCAACAAATTAATGAGCAACAATATGCGATTAGGCAGCTGAAAAAAGCCCTAATTCGTGATCCAAGCTTGAGCCCTTATTGGCATATGACCTATGCAGCTTGGCTTATTGAAAGCGACGATAAAAATGCCTCTGATATCTGGTTTGCTGACTATCAACTGCCGAGTAACGCAACCGATGCTGAGCAGTCACAATGGCTAGCACTGCAAATAAACTATATTAATCGCTTTAGCGATAGTAACCAAAGAGTTACCAAGCTGTCTGCCCTTGCATCACAATACCCTGATAACTCAGAACTGTCAGAAGCGTTAATCAATGCTCATATCGAGCAAGGCAATAGTAACGAAGCCATTACTCGCTTTGAGCAGCACATCGCAAAAGATCAAACAGTGTCAACGGATACCGCTTTGGCTATTGCAACACTTGCTCGTCAGCAGCAAAGAGATGATCTAGCTGATCGCATCATTGCTGGGCAAATTAATCAAGTTTCGAGTGAGCAAAGCTATCGTCAGCAGCAATTAATGGCTGCACTTGAACCATTTGAAGATACTCAGAGCGCAATAAATCTAGCTGAGCAATTGCTGGCTAAATCCAACAATAACCAAGAGCTCTATTATCAAGCTGCTGCGGTTGCACAAGCTAAGCACCAGAATAAGCTTGCTCAAAGCTGGTACCGTGCGGCAGTTGACCCATACGCTGCTACGAGCAACTTAAGTGATGAGCAGAACTATGAGCTTTATGCCCTTGATGAAAATGAAGCGTGGTATGTCAATAATGCTAAGCGCCAATTGCAAGGCATCGAGCGAGATGAGCAAGCGTATATTACCGCCGCAATCAACTTAAGTAGCCAAACCAGTACGCAAAATGAGTCAACCCTCGGCGCTGGTGCAAGCCCTATTGAAGCAGGTTTCCCTTTGTGGGGTGGCACAGGGATTGTGAAATTAGACCCGATGACAATATCAAGCCAAGAAACCCGCTTTGATGAAACCTTTGCTGGTAGTCGCTATGGTCAAGGGGCCCTCTGTATTTTTGATTGCCCACTTTTAAGTATAAAACCAAAGCAACAAGGTATGGATATTGGCCTTGCTTGGCAAAACGAGCAATGGCGCATTGATGTTGGTACTACTCCACTTGGCTTTCTAGTCGAAGATATCGTGTGGGGCGTTAATTACAAAGGTGATTTAGGCGACTTTGGTTATGGCGTCACGTTTAATAAACGCCCAGTAACTAGCTCTGTATTATCTTACGCCGGACTTGAAGATGTCTTTACCAACCAAGTATGGGGTGGCGTTAGAGCAACGCAATTACAACTTAGCCTATCCCATGACCTAGGCCTAGACTGGGGTTTTTGGGGCAGCACCAACTATCAAATCTTGCAAGGTAAAAATGTAAAAGACAACCAAAGCTACAGCCTAATGGGTGGTAGTTACTATCGCTATATTCGCGAAAGAAACGCCGAATTAAGCCTAGGTCTTAACTTATTACACTGGTCATATAAGTATAATTTAAGTGAAGAAACCTGGGGACATGGTGGCTATTACAGTCCGCAAAACTACTTGGGTGCTTCTTTACCTGTTATTTTTGATAAACGGGTTGGTCATAATTTTATTTATAGGCTTCGTGCTGGGGTATCTTGGTCTACCACTACCACTGACGACATCGCATTTTTCCCGAACGACCCTATTTTGCAAGGCCAAGCAGAAGCTCAAACAGCCGTAACAGGTGTTGTGCCATACTTTGAGGGCGATACCAGCAGCGGCTTATCGTATAACTTAGGGGCAAGTTTTGAGTATCGATTCACTCCTCATTGGTTCTTTGGTGGTTACTTCAACCTAGATAGAGCCGATTTTTACGAACCGAATTACGCTCAGCTGTACTTCCGTTATTACTTTAATCCGGTGTATAGCGAGCTGGCATTCCCTGGGAAACCTGTTGTGCCTTATGCAAGCTACTAA
- the bcsZ gene encoding cellulase produces the protein MKTIASLLFVFIYSTNALAQLSCSTWPQWNNFKTHFITPEGRVIDLGSEYSITTSEGQSYALFFALLANDKASFDKLLEWTEVHLSEGDLSTRLPAWQWGIKQNQGQILDSNPASDSDLWIAYSLSQAAILWNERRYAVLSSVLAERIIREETAQIPSLGLTLLPGPTGFKKDSHWKLNPSYAPLFIFAQFAHLYPHSPWQTLHDNSAQLLIDTAPKGVSPDWVNYSVEKGFYHDKKAPATGSYNAIRVYLWASMMANNAAYKKNLTEQFKPFVDSIVSSGKVPLETNALTGKTSGNAPSGFIAALLPLLAEDNASQTVTALQQQIMMDKRFTTSRYYDSVLYLFANSALNKRFSIDKKGTLTTNWSNECR, from the coding sequence ATGAAAACTATCGCTTCTTTATTATTCGTTTTTATTTATTCTACCAATGCATTGGCTCAGTTAAGTTGTAGTACATGGCCGCAGTGGAATAACTTTAAAACTCACTTCATTACACCCGAAGGACGAGTGATTGATTTAGGCAGTGAATACAGCATCACCACTTCAGAGGGGCAATCTTATGCGCTATTCTTTGCTTTACTTGCAAATGATAAAGCCAGCTTTGATAAATTACTTGAATGGACCGAAGTGCACCTTTCTGAAGGTGATTTAAGCACCCGTTTACCAGCATGGCAATGGGGAATAAAGCAAAACCAAGGACAAATCCTTGATTCAAATCCAGCGTCTGATTCAGATTTATGGATTGCTTATAGCCTTTCACAAGCTGCAATATTATGGAATGAAAGACGCTATGCAGTGCTCAGCTCAGTACTTGCTGAGCGCATCATTCGCGAAGAAACAGCGCAGATACCAAGCCTTGGCCTGACTCTATTACCTGGGCCAACAGGCTTTAAAAAAGACAGTCACTGGAAGTTAAACCCAAGCTATGCACCGCTATTTATATTTGCGCAATTTGCGCACCTATACCCGCATTCACCTTGGCAAACATTACACGATAACTCTGCGCAGTTATTAATAGATACAGCACCTAAAGGTGTTAGCCCTGACTGGGTTAATTACAGTGTTGAAAAAGGCTTTTATCATGATAAAAAAGCTCCAGCAACCGGCAGTTATAATGCGATTCGTGTCTACCTTTGGGCTAGCATGATGGCTAATAATGCTGCATATAAAAAAAACCTCACTGAACAGTTTAAACCTTTTGTTGATAGCATCGTCTCTTCAGGCAAAGTGCCACTTGAAACCAATGCGCTAACGGGAAAAACATCAGGCAATGCCCCAAGTGGCTTTATTGCGGCATTACTACCACTGCTTGCAGAAGATAATGCTTCACAAACTGTCACTGCGCTACAGCAGCAAATCATGATGGATAAACGCTTTACCACCAGCCGCTATTACGACAGCGTATTGTATTTATTTGCTAATAGCGCCCTGAATAAGCGTTTTAGTATTGATAAAAAAGGAACATTAACAACTAACTGGAGCAATGAATGCCGATAA